Proteins co-encoded in one Bombus terrestris chromosome 18, iyBomTerr1.2, whole genome shotgun sequence genomic window:
- the LOC100644110 gene encoding uncharacterized protein LOC100644110 gives MINKLLLSFWILGCISLYGDPTVAQEWPTPLDESADEKNDAEIFRAVVESMRQWTLHKQLHHRTKREVSKVCYEDVGCFEDTGPFSYLEMLPSPPKDVGTRFLVYGSRKARSIPMEVPADDINDNAHRAIDPDLPTKVIVHGFGSSCDHVWVYEMRSALMTVHECNIVCVDWGPGSAVPNYVRAAANTRLVGRQLAKLVRSLNVPLEKVHLIGFSLGAHVAGFAGAELGNVSRITGLDPAGPLFESQDPRARLDKTDANFVDVIHSNGEQLLLGGLGSWQPMGDVDFYPNGGRMQTGCSNLFLGAVSDIIWSSAVEGRSLCNHRRAYKLFTDSVSPKCRFPAFPCDNGYDGLLRGECFPCGANSMGGPCGDMGYYSDESPARGQLYLVTRDEEPFCAHQYQVKVYNSRSERPARSYGKLQVTLVGEGSFNDTFAMTRKDEELLVGSILQKIVVPHPAISDLEAIEIKYTAYSGWISSGLVSWSIDKVAIIDSFGKTLSVCKKSLSLESGKPVLLPLFAGECNVPVESDNSTSPALERLLQEKPGGIGPFTKEQNYEAKDNIPIETFSKERIASLSSSKGLGPFTKERNVRIIERKESFKTNNFEETGNRGGSSNPWNIVDISSDGDSNSLDNSETEKGRGFSGSNLFAKSPSPNPSVEPTTEFLPEIREPVLQIDKKETGRSLKFPEITEPILRPRSARQNVRNEIHSREKQKEEIQETSSTSRAFTVQFLPERLAGILAQAERYARQTLLPLISQYTPSFVTGSRYEEPKYFPPLGEIASEDQGPTEPELTTNNYQQDFERQNRDDRIVNTESALREGRTMNSSNATSMEVSAIIEVNYQEKEINSTRTDESNEWIPIEHSTVLNTLSRQDFNVSRSLNWEHEKYNWSTQTSESSTSKVDDWVPITIKSEIEIPEAPNNVSNEISLSRVVTDKQNKAVQAEAVTIKDSGNNSDEAVTSGKDERKYIPLIDPNAKELSSTNVNDILDVGPSSSSTSSTYSPHSHIQKIPRPIETRSSKPSLTRRSMVFPYAYEKKKDPRTRYIPLIPEEDFGRPYFSVDRER, from the exons ATGATTAACAAACTCTTGTTAAGTTTTTGGATACTCGGATGCATCAGCCTCTATG GAGACCCGACGGTTGCGCAAGAGTGGCCGACGCCTCTCGACGAATCCGCGGACGAGAAGAACGATGCCGAAATTTTTCGAGCGGTCGTCGAATCTATGCGACAGTGGACCTTGCACAAGCAATTGCATCATAGGACCAAGAGAGAAGTCTCGAAAGTTTGCTACGAAGACGTCGGCTGTTTCGAGGACACGGGACCATTCAGTTACTTGGAGATGCTCCCGTCACCACCTAAGGATGTTGGCACTAG ATTTCTAGTGTACGGTAGCAGAAAGGCAAGATCGATTCCGATGGAAGTTCCCGCCGATGACATAAACGATAACGCACACCGTGCCATAGATCCCGATCTACCCACCAAAGTGATTGTACATGGATTCGGATCCAGCTGCGATCACGTCTGGGTTTATGAAATGAGATCCGCGCTAATGACTGTGCATGAATGTAATATAG TATGCGTGGACTGGGGACCAGGAAGCGCAGTTCCCAACTACGTAAGGGCGGCTGCTAACACTCGTCTGGTCGGCCGACAATTGGCCAAGCTAGTGCGAAGTTTGAACGTACCTTTGGAGAAGGTTCATTTGATCGGTTTCAGCCTGGGTGCTCACGTGGCTGGATTTGCCGGCGCTGAGCTGGGAAACGTCTCCAGAATCACAG GATTAGATCCTGCAGGACCACTGTTCGAGTCTCAGGATCCTAGAGCCCGACTCGACAAAACGGATGCCAACTTCGTCGATGTGATTCACAGTAATGGTGAACAACTGTTGCTCGGTGGTTTGGGATCCTGGCAGCCTATGGGCGACGTCGATTTCTATCCCAATGGGGGCAGGATGCAGACAGGTTGCTCGAATCTCTTCCTTGGTGCTGTATCGGATATTATCTGGT CAAGCGCTGTCGAGGGTAGATCCCTGTGTAACCATCGAAGGGCCTACAAGCTGTTCACTGACTCTGTAAGCCCAAAGTGCCGATTTCCAGCGTTTCCATGCGACAATGGATACGACGGTCTTCTTCGTGGCGAGTGTTTTCCTTGCGGTGCGAACAGCATGGGCGGACCTTGCGGCGACATGGGTTACTATAGCGATGAATCACCTGCCAGAGGACAACTCTACCTGGTAACGAGAGACGAAGAACCTTTCTGTGCTCACCAGTACCAGGTGAAAGTGTATAATAGTCGCAGCGAAAGACCCGCTAGGAGTTACGGGAAACTGCAGGTAACTCTGGTCGGAGAAGGATCTTTCAACGATACGTTTGCGATGACGCGCAAGGACGAAGAGCTTCTGGTTGGTTCGATTCTTCAGAAAATTGTTGTACCGCACCCTGCGATTTCGGATTTGGAAGCTATCGAG ATCAAGTACACGGCGTACAGCGGCTGGATCTCTTCGGGTTTGGTGTCCTGGAGCATCGACAAAGTAGCCATTATCGACAGCTTTGGAAAGACTCTCTCCGTCTGCAAAAAGAGTCTGAGCTTAGAATCTGGGAAACCCGTCCTACTTCCTCTCTTCGCAGGCGAATGCAACGTTCCCGTGGAATCGGATAACTCAACGTCCCCAGCATTAGAACGTCTGTTGCAAGAGAAACCAGGTGGTATCGGGCCATTTACCAAAGAACAGAATTACGAGGCGAAGGATAATATCCCGATAGAAACGTTCTCGAAAGAGAGAATCGCGTCGTTGTCCTCGTCGAAAGGTTTGGGTCCATTTACCAAGGAGCGGAACGTGCGCATAATCGAGAGGAAAGAAAGTTTCAAGACGAACAACTTCGAGGAAACGGGTAATCGTGGCGGTAGCTCAAACCCTTGGAATATCGTCGACATATCCAGCGATGGAGATTCGAATTCTTTGGACAATTCGGAGACTGAGAAAGGCAGAGGATTCTCTGGTTCCAATTTGTTCGCTAAAAGTCCTTCTCCAAATCCTTCGGTGGAACCGACGACCGAGTTCCTTCCAGAAATACGGGAACCTGTACTGCAAATCGATAAGAAGGAAACAGGCAGGTCTTTGAAATTTCCAGAAATCACAGAGCCGATCTTGAGGCCACGCTCGGCGAGACAGAACGTCAGAAACGAAATTCACAGTCGTGAAAAGCAGAAAGAAGAGATACAGGAGACTTCCTCGACGTCTAGAGCTTTTACAGTGCAATTCTTGCCAGAAAGGTTGGCTGGGATCCTGGCACAAGCTGAAAGGTATGCTAGGCAAACCCTTCTTCCTCTGATTTCGCAGTATACGCCCAGTTTCGTAACTGGATCGCGATACGAGGAGCCTAAATATTTTCCACCCTTGGGGGAGATCGCTTCGGAGGATCAAGGGCCCACTGAACCGGAGTTGACTACAAATAACTATCAACAGGACTTTGAACGACAGAACCGAGATGATCGAATTGTTAACACTGAGTCTGCTTTAAGAGAGGGGCGAACGATGAATTCTTCCAACGCTACGTCGATGGAAGTATCTGCGATTATCGAGGTAAATTATCAGGAAAAAGAGATCAATTCAACGAGAACCGATGAAAGCAACGAATGGATACCTATAGAACATTCTACCGTTTTAAACACCTTATCTAGACAAGATTTCAACGTGTCCAGGTCTCTGAATTGGGAACACGAAAAGTACAATTGGTCCACGCAAACGTCAGAGAGTAGTACGTCAAAAGTGGACGATTGGGTACCTATTACGATTAAAAGCGAAATTGAAATTCCTGAGGCTCCGAACAATGTCTCTAACGAGATTAGCTTGTCTCGCGTGGTTACTGACAAGCAGAATAAGGCTGTTCAAGCGGAAGCTGTGACGATAAAGGACTCTGGAAATAATTCAGACGAGGCTGTTACCTCTGGGAAAGACGAGAGAAAGTATATTCCTCTGATCGATCCGAACGCGAAAGAATTATCGTCGACGAACGTGAATGATATCTTGGACGTTGGTCCGAGCTCTTCGAGTACGAGCTCCACGTACTCGCCGCACTCTCACATTCAGAAAATCCCCAGACCGATAGAAACGAGAAGTAGCAAACCTAGTTTGACGAGGAGGAGCATGGTCTTCCCTTACGCGtacgagaagaagaaggatcCTAGAACCAGGTACATACCTTTGATACCAGAGGAAGACTTTGGAAGGCCATACTTTTCGGTCGATAGGGAACGCTGA
- the LOC100651423 gene encoding cystinosin homolog isoform X1 yields MFQRGRRASEKPQKMAFMWYIGIITILVADKAWADFKVSNQDLIVHVDSQESFELYLTKNLSEDVSVTIEVQHPDLVSVNTSSIYITKNDTKKKWDILINGRSAGHSIISLNVTPNNVTDYSQAFVRVTIEKSDILYHISTVVGWIYFLAWSVSFYPQIYSNYKRKSVVGLNFDYLSLNLVGFILYALFNCGLYWIPVVELEYFRRYPKGLNPVQVNDIFFALHATFATVITIIQCFIYETGNQRVSTTARIIHGIFVVFILISMILAIVTTIKWLDFLYYCSYVKLSITLIKYVPQAFYNYKRKSTVGWSIGNIFLDFTGGMLSMLQMILNAYNYDDWESIFGDPTKFGLGFFSVAFDIFFIIQHYVLYRDHKEYDRIPGNNYEKSEENPLICDSNSNNDADIATDPMTT; encoded by the exons ATGTTTCAGCGAGGTCGTCGCGCTTCCGAG AAGCCACAAAAGATGGCCTTCATGTGGTATATAGGGATTATCACAATTCTAG TTGCAGATAAGGCATGGGCAGATTTTAAGGTATCAAATCAAGATTTAATAGTTCACGTAGATAGTCAAGAATCATTTGAGTTGTACCTGAC GAAGAACTTGTCTGAAGATGTATCGGTGACAATAGAAGTGCAACATCCAGATTTAGTTTCTGTTAATACATCCAGTATCTATATTACTAAAAACGATACAAAGAAGAAATGGGATATTCTTATAAATGGTCGCAGTGCAGGACACTCGATTATTAGTCTTAATGTCACGCCTAACAATGTTACAGA tTACTCCCAAGCATTTGTTAGAGTGACTATTGAAAAATCAGATATACTTTATCACATAAGTACCGTAGTAGGATGGATATACTTTCTAGCATGGAGTGTAAGCTTCTATCCACAGATATACAGTAATTACAAACGCAAAAGTGTTGTAGGATTAAATTTCGATTATTTGTCATTGAATTTGGTTGGCTTTATTCTGTATGCACTTTTCAACTGTGGCTTGTATTGGATACCAGTAGTTGAG TTGGAGTATTTTAGAAGATATCCAAAAGGTTTAAACCCTGTACAAGTGAATGATATTTTCTTCGCTTTGCACGCAACATTTGCGACTGTGATAACTATTATTCAGTGCTTTATATACGAG ACAGGAAATCAAAGAGTATCTACCACAGCACGTATTATTCACGGAATATTTGTagtctttattttaatttctatgatATTAGCTATAGTAACAACGATAAAATGGCTTGACTTTCTGTATTATTGTAGCTATGTTAAATTGAGtataacattaattaaataCGTTCCACAAGCATTTTATAACTACAAAAGAAAATCCACCGTTGGTTGGAGTATTGGCAATATATTTTTAGACTTTACGGGTGGTATGTTGTCAATGCTACAGATGATACTTAATGCATACAATTATG atgaTTGGGAAAGTATTTTCGGAGATCCCACGAAATTTGGTTTGGGATTTTTCTCAGTcgcatttgatatatttttcattatacaaCACTATGTACTATACAG GGATCATAAAGAATATGATAGAATACCTGGTAACAATTACGAAAAATCGGAAGAAAATCCATTAATCTGTGATTCAAATAGCAATAACGACGCTGATATTGCTACCGATCCCATGACGACATGA
- the LOC110120050 gene encoding 39S ribosomal protein L55, mitochondrial, giving the protein MNISSLLQPARSALSLHRKLNCWTTAITKKHRKLYLNTFPVHLVLPDGSSINIEYNEPRKIITLPLDIEILTEEQKRIRLERRKVITKAKIVEEYQDDFDETQFY; this is encoded by the coding sequence ATGAATATATCCTCCCTTTTACAACCAGCACGATCTGCATTATCCTTACATAGGAAATTGAATTGTTGGACAACAGCAATAACGAAGAAGCatagaaaattgtatttaaatacttttcctGTGCATCTTGTTTTACCAGATGGTAGTAGTATTAATATCGAATACAATGAACCAAGAAAGATAATTACTCTTCCTCTTGACATTGAGATTCTTACCGAAGAACAGAAACGAATTAGATTGGAGAGACGTAAGGTCATAACCAAAGCAAAAATAGTTGAAGAATACCAAGATGATTTTGATGAAACTCAattctattaa
- the LOC100651423 gene encoding cystinosin homolog isoform X5 has product MFQRGRRASEKPQKMAFMWYIGIITILVADKAWADFKVSNQDLIVHVDSQESFELYLTKNLSEDVSVTIEVQHPDLVSVNTSSIYITKNDTKKKWDILINGRSAGHSIISLNVTPNNVTDYSQAFVRVTIEKSDILYHISTVVGWIYFLAWSVSFYPQIYSNYKRKSVVGLNFDYLSLNLVGFILYALFNCGLYWIPVVELEYFRRYPKGLNPVQVNDIFFALHATFATVITIIQCFIYETGNQRVSTTARIIHGIFVVFILISMILAIVTTIKWLDFLYYCSYVKLSITLIKYVPQAFYNYKRKSTVGWSIGNIFLDFTGGMLSMLQMILNAYNYDDWESIFGDPTKFGLGFFSVAFDIFFIIQHYVLYRFIREQMIDLKNRI; this is encoded by the exons ATGTTTCAGCGAGGTCGTCGCGCTTCCGAG AAGCCACAAAAGATGGCCTTCATGTGGTATATAGGGATTATCACAATTCTAG TTGCAGATAAGGCATGGGCAGATTTTAAGGTATCAAATCAAGATTTAATAGTTCACGTAGATAGTCAAGAATCATTTGAGTTGTACCTGAC GAAGAACTTGTCTGAAGATGTATCGGTGACAATAGAAGTGCAACATCCAGATTTAGTTTCTGTTAATACATCCAGTATCTATATTACTAAAAACGATACAAAGAAGAAATGGGATATTCTTATAAATGGTCGCAGTGCAGGACACTCGATTATTAGTCTTAATGTCACGCCTAACAATGTTACAGA tTACTCCCAAGCATTTGTTAGAGTGACTATTGAAAAATCAGATATACTTTATCACATAAGTACCGTAGTAGGATGGATATACTTTCTAGCATGGAGTGTAAGCTTCTATCCACAGATATACAGTAATTACAAACGCAAAAGTGTTGTAGGATTAAATTTCGATTATTTGTCATTGAATTTGGTTGGCTTTATTCTGTATGCACTTTTCAACTGTGGCTTGTATTGGATACCAGTAGTTGAG TTGGAGTATTTTAGAAGATATCCAAAAGGTTTAAACCCTGTACAAGTGAATGATATTTTCTTCGCTTTGCACGCAACATTTGCGACTGTGATAACTATTATTCAGTGCTTTATATACGAG ACAGGAAATCAAAGAGTATCTACCACAGCACGTATTATTCACGGAATATTTGTagtctttattttaatttctatgatATTAGCTATAGTAACAACGATAAAATGGCTTGACTTTCTGTATTATTGTAGCTATGTTAAATTGAGtataacattaattaaataCGTTCCACAAGCATTTTATAACTACAAAAGAAAATCCACCGTTGGTTGGAGTATTGGCAATATATTTTTAGACTTTACGGGTGGTATGTTGTCAATGCTACAGATGATACTTAATGCATACAATTATG atgaTTGGGAAAGTATTTTCGGAGATCCCACGAAATTTGGTTTGGGATTTTTCTCAGTcgcatttgatatatttttcattatacaaCACTATGTACTATACAG aTTTATCCGTGAACAGATGATTGACCTCAAAAACAGAATATAA
- the LOC100651423 gene encoding cystinosin homolog isoform X3, with the protein MTTGGLKPQKMAFMWYIGIITILVADKAWADFKVSNQDLIVHVDSQESFELYLTKNLSEDVSVTIEVQHPDLVSVNTSSIYITKNDTKKKWDILINGRSAGHSIISLNVTPNNVTDYSQAFVRVTIEKSDILYHISTVVGWIYFLAWSVSFYPQIYSNYKRKSVVGLNFDYLSLNLVGFILYALFNCGLYWIPVVELEYFRRYPKGLNPVQVNDIFFALHATFATVITIIQCFIYETGNQRVSTTARIIHGIFVVFILISMILAIVTTIKWLDFLYYCSYVKLSITLIKYVPQAFYNYKRKSTVGWSIGNIFLDFTGGMLSMLQMILNAYNYDDWESIFGDPTKFGLGFFSVAFDIFFIIQHYVLYRDHKEYDRIPGNNYEKSEENPLICDSNSNNDADIATDPMTT; encoded by the exons ATGACAACTGGAGGATTG AAGCCACAAAAGATGGCCTTCATGTGGTATATAGGGATTATCACAATTCTAG TTGCAGATAAGGCATGGGCAGATTTTAAGGTATCAAATCAAGATTTAATAGTTCACGTAGATAGTCAAGAATCATTTGAGTTGTACCTGAC GAAGAACTTGTCTGAAGATGTATCGGTGACAATAGAAGTGCAACATCCAGATTTAGTTTCTGTTAATACATCCAGTATCTATATTACTAAAAACGATACAAAGAAGAAATGGGATATTCTTATAAATGGTCGCAGTGCAGGACACTCGATTATTAGTCTTAATGTCACGCCTAACAATGTTACAGA tTACTCCCAAGCATTTGTTAGAGTGACTATTGAAAAATCAGATATACTTTATCACATAAGTACCGTAGTAGGATGGATATACTTTCTAGCATGGAGTGTAAGCTTCTATCCACAGATATACAGTAATTACAAACGCAAAAGTGTTGTAGGATTAAATTTCGATTATTTGTCATTGAATTTGGTTGGCTTTATTCTGTATGCACTTTTCAACTGTGGCTTGTATTGGATACCAGTAGTTGAG TTGGAGTATTTTAGAAGATATCCAAAAGGTTTAAACCCTGTACAAGTGAATGATATTTTCTTCGCTTTGCACGCAACATTTGCGACTGTGATAACTATTATTCAGTGCTTTATATACGAG ACAGGAAATCAAAGAGTATCTACCACAGCACGTATTATTCACGGAATATTTGTagtctttattttaatttctatgatATTAGCTATAGTAACAACGATAAAATGGCTTGACTTTCTGTATTATTGTAGCTATGTTAAATTGAGtataacattaattaaataCGTTCCACAAGCATTTTATAACTACAAAAGAAAATCCACCGTTGGTTGGAGTATTGGCAATATATTTTTAGACTTTACGGGTGGTATGTTGTCAATGCTACAGATGATACTTAATGCATACAATTATG atgaTTGGGAAAGTATTTTCGGAGATCCCACGAAATTTGGTTTGGGATTTTTCTCAGTcgcatttgatatatttttcattatacaaCACTATGTACTATACAG GGATCATAAAGAATATGATAGAATACCTGGTAACAATTACGAAAAATCGGAAGAAAATCCATTAATCTGTGATTCAAATAGCAATAACGACGCTGATATTGCTACCGATCCCATGACGACATGA
- the LOC100651423 gene encoding cystinosin homolog isoform X2: MFQRGRRASEKPQKMAFMWYIGIITILVADKAWADFKVSNQDLIVHVDSQESFELYLTKNLSEDVSVTIEVQHPDLVSVNTSSIYITKNDTKKKWDILINGRSAGHSIISLNVTPNNVTDYSQAFVRVTIEKSDILYHISTVVGWIYFLAWSVSFYPQIYSNYKRKSVVGLNFDYLSLNLVGFILYALFNCGLYWIPVVELEYFRRYPKGLNPVQVNDIFFALHATFATVITIIQCFIYETGNQRVSTTARIIHGIFVVFILISMILAIVTTIKWLDFLYYCSYVKLSITLIKYVPQAFYNYKRKSTVGWSIGNIFLDFTGGMLSMLQMILNAYNYDDWESIFGDPTKFGLGFFSVAFDIFFIIQHYVLYRVGSQNARSNEILHKQENSYDEDSEAFLKDMCCCGFRSQK, translated from the exons ATGTTTCAGCGAGGTCGTCGCGCTTCCGAG AAGCCACAAAAGATGGCCTTCATGTGGTATATAGGGATTATCACAATTCTAG TTGCAGATAAGGCATGGGCAGATTTTAAGGTATCAAATCAAGATTTAATAGTTCACGTAGATAGTCAAGAATCATTTGAGTTGTACCTGAC GAAGAACTTGTCTGAAGATGTATCGGTGACAATAGAAGTGCAACATCCAGATTTAGTTTCTGTTAATACATCCAGTATCTATATTACTAAAAACGATACAAAGAAGAAATGGGATATTCTTATAAATGGTCGCAGTGCAGGACACTCGATTATTAGTCTTAATGTCACGCCTAACAATGTTACAGA tTACTCCCAAGCATTTGTTAGAGTGACTATTGAAAAATCAGATATACTTTATCACATAAGTACCGTAGTAGGATGGATATACTTTCTAGCATGGAGTGTAAGCTTCTATCCACAGATATACAGTAATTACAAACGCAAAAGTGTTGTAGGATTAAATTTCGATTATTTGTCATTGAATTTGGTTGGCTTTATTCTGTATGCACTTTTCAACTGTGGCTTGTATTGGATACCAGTAGTTGAG TTGGAGTATTTTAGAAGATATCCAAAAGGTTTAAACCCTGTACAAGTGAATGATATTTTCTTCGCTTTGCACGCAACATTTGCGACTGTGATAACTATTATTCAGTGCTTTATATACGAG ACAGGAAATCAAAGAGTATCTACCACAGCACGTATTATTCACGGAATATTTGTagtctttattttaatttctatgatATTAGCTATAGTAACAACGATAAAATGGCTTGACTTTCTGTATTATTGTAGCTATGTTAAATTGAGtataacattaattaaataCGTTCCACAAGCATTTTATAACTACAAAAGAAAATCCACCGTTGGTTGGAGTATTGGCAATATATTTTTAGACTTTACGGGTGGTATGTTGTCAATGCTACAGATGATACTTAATGCATACAATTATG atgaTTGGGAAAGTATTTTCGGAGATCCCACGAAATTTGGTTTGGGATTTTTCTCAGTcgcatttgatatatttttcattatacaaCACTATGTACTATACAG AGTAGGTAGCCAGAATGCAAGaagtaacgaaatactacataaacaAGAGAATTCATATGACGAAGACTCGGAGGCATTTCTGAAAGATATGTGTTGTTGTGGTTTCCGAAGTCAGAAGTAG
- the LOC100651423 gene encoding cystinosin homolog isoform X4: MAFMWYIGIITILVADKAWADFKVSNQDLIVHVDSQESFELYLTKNLSEDVSVTIEVQHPDLVSVNTSSIYITKNDTKKKWDILINGRSAGHSIISLNVTPNNVTDYSQAFVRVTIEKSDILYHISTVVGWIYFLAWSVSFYPQIYSNYKRKSVVGLNFDYLSLNLVGFILYALFNCGLYWIPVVELEYFRRYPKGLNPVQVNDIFFALHATFATVITIIQCFIYETGNQRVSTTARIIHGIFVVFILISMILAIVTTIKWLDFLYYCSYVKLSITLIKYVPQAFYNYKRKSTVGWSIGNIFLDFTGGMLSMLQMILNAYNYDDWESIFGDPTKFGLGFFSVAFDIFFIIQHYVLYRDHKEYDRIPGNNYEKSEENPLICDSNSNNDADIATDPMTT; this comes from the exons ATGGCCTTCATGTGGTATATAGGGATTATCACAATTCTAG TTGCAGATAAGGCATGGGCAGATTTTAAGGTATCAAATCAAGATTTAATAGTTCACGTAGATAGTCAAGAATCATTTGAGTTGTACCTGAC GAAGAACTTGTCTGAAGATGTATCGGTGACAATAGAAGTGCAACATCCAGATTTAGTTTCTGTTAATACATCCAGTATCTATATTACTAAAAACGATACAAAGAAGAAATGGGATATTCTTATAAATGGTCGCAGTGCAGGACACTCGATTATTAGTCTTAATGTCACGCCTAACAATGTTACAGA tTACTCCCAAGCATTTGTTAGAGTGACTATTGAAAAATCAGATATACTTTATCACATAAGTACCGTAGTAGGATGGATATACTTTCTAGCATGGAGTGTAAGCTTCTATCCACAGATATACAGTAATTACAAACGCAAAAGTGTTGTAGGATTAAATTTCGATTATTTGTCATTGAATTTGGTTGGCTTTATTCTGTATGCACTTTTCAACTGTGGCTTGTATTGGATACCAGTAGTTGAG TTGGAGTATTTTAGAAGATATCCAAAAGGTTTAAACCCTGTACAAGTGAATGATATTTTCTTCGCTTTGCACGCAACATTTGCGACTGTGATAACTATTATTCAGTGCTTTATATACGAG ACAGGAAATCAAAGAGTATCTACCACAGCACGTATTATTCACGGAATATTTGTagtctttattttaatttctatgatATTAGCTATAGTAACAACGATAAAATGGCTTGACTTTCTGTATTATTGTAGCTATGTTAAATTGAGtataacattaattaaataCGTTCCACAAGCATTTTATAACTACAAAAGAAAATCCACCGTTGGTTGGAGTATTGGCAATATATTTTTAGACTTTACGGGTGGTATGTTGTCAATGCTACAGATGATACTTAATGCATACAATTATG atgaTTGGGAAAGTATTTTCGGAGATCCCACGAAATTTGGTTTGGGATTTTTCTCAGTcgcatttgatatatttttcattatacaaCACTATGTACTATACAG GGATCATAAAGAATATGATAGAATACCTGGTAACAATTACGAAAAATCGGAAGAAAATCCATTAATCTGTGATTCAAATAGCAATAACGACGCTGATATTGCTACCGATCCCATGACGACATGA